From Dioscorea cayenensis subsp. rotundata cultivar TDr96_F1 unplaced genomic scaffold, TDr96_F1_v2_PseudoChromosome.rev07_lg8_w22 25.fasta BLBR01001422.1, whole genome shotgun sequence, a single genomic window includes:
- the LOC120256403 gene encoding uncharacterized protein LOC120256403, giving the protein MDAAEDAKTKRILLAACAVLMVSVVFILHTFNEDDESGEEDTDIEESDKIAKLGHEDDESVEEDTDTDKNDSIAKFAEALMHAAKAIRSNYVHWTQELMEKLLQLENEGYDEMILERAFDALYKNEVKARSFMVRPRDWKLEWMRKFVDGEVQN; this is encoded by the coding sequence ATGGATGCTGCTGAAGATGCAAAAACCAAACGAATTCTTCTGGCTGCTTGTGCAGTTCTTATGGTATctgttgtttttatattacacacatttaatgaagatgatgagtcAGGGGAAGAAGATACAGATATCGAAGAAAGCGATAAAATTGCCAAGTTAGGTCATGAAGATGATGAATCAGTAGAAGAAGATACAGATACTGACAAAAATGATAGCATTGCAAAGTTTGCTGAAGCACTTATGCACGCCGCGAAGGCAATAAGAAGTAACTATGTTCATTGGACTCAAGAACTTATGGAGAAGTTACTACAGCTGGAGAATGAAGGGTATGATGAGATGATCCTAGAACGGGCTTTTGATGCTTTATACAAGAATGAAGTGAAAGCCCGGAGCTTTATGGTAAGGCCTCGTGACTGGAAATTAGAGTGGATGAGGAAATTTGTGGATGGTGAGGTGCAAAACTGA
- the LOC120256401 gene encoding uncharacterized protein LOC120256401, whose protein sequence is MSTELATIFPRKQQGKRFDKLLKKCGFQKFDWLEYSMEKDAAYCFYCYLFKQPRGDKLGIDAFTKTGFSNWKKEMEVFTEHIGGVNSNHNNARRHCEDFKNQRQSVSHIFSSHSREMEVAYRARVTAVLRVVRFLLLQGLAFVDMMNLQVLLTGATF, encoded by the coding sequence ATGTCAACCGAGTTAGCCACAATTTTTCCTAGAAAACAACAAGGAAAAAGATTTGACAAGCTTTTAAAGAAGTGTGGTTTTCAGAAATTTGATTGGTTGGAATATAGTATGGAGAAAGATGCagcttattgtttttattgctaTCTTTTTAAGCAACCAAGGGGTGATAAACTTGGGATTGATGCCTTCACGAAGACAGGGTTTAGCAATTGGAAGAAAGAAATGGAAGTTTTCACTGAGCATATTGGTGGAGTTAATAGCAACCACAACAATGCAAGGCGACATTGTGAGGATTTCAAAAATCAGAGGCAAAGCGTGTCGCATATATTCTCTTCTCATAGCAGAGAAATGGAGGTTGCATATAGAGCTCGTGTCACTGCTGTTTTACGCGTTGTTAGATTTCTTCTGTTGCAAGGTCTTGCTTTCGTGGACATGATGAATCTTCAAGTTCTACTAACAGGGGCAACTTTTTAG
- the LOC120256402 gene encoding uncharacterized protein LOC120256402, with protein MLNWYGTEVESVGRVINENAPGNNQMTSPQIQKELVRACAEETTRAIINEIGDSHFSILLDESRDRSVKEQMIVIVRFVNKQGQVIERFLAVEHVVDTSAPSLKTALDGLFARFVLSISRLRGQGYDGDSNMKGQFNGLKTLILNENPFAFYVHRFAHQLQRDALLQKHHDKIVEKLEKGEIFPGRGQHQETNLARPGDTRWGSHYTTLIRLFTMWESVLEVLENKDQNIVNAMGLIVTVKELMQDLRENGWGTFLEEVRSFCVEMSVSVPNMEDSIPVRGRSRRGGQLVTYYHHYHVEIFIAVIDLFTVEMNNRFSETSTELLRCIACLDPRNSFSRFDHGMLVRLARLLLDDFSTSDHLILKEQLRIYIHDVRRNSIFFKLS; from the exons ATGCTGAATTGGTATGGAACAGAAGTTGAAAGTGTTGGTCGTGTGATTAATGAAAATGCTCCtggaaataatcaaatgacCTCTCCACAAATACAGAAAGAATTAGTGAGGGCTTGTGCAGAAGAGACCACGCGGGCTATTATTAATGAGATTGGAGATAGTCATTTCTCTATACTTCTTGATGAGTCTCGTGACAGATCAGTAAAAGAGCAAATGATTGTCATTGTAAGGTTTGTGAATAAGCAAGGTCAAgtaattgaaagatttcttgCTGTTGAACATGTTGTTGATACTTCAGCCCCTTCATTAAAGACAGCTTTGGATGGATTGTTTGCCCGTTTTGTTTTATCTATTTCTAGATTGAGAGGGCAAGGATATGATGGAGATTCTAATATGAAAGGGCAATTTAATGGGTTGAAgacattaattttgaatgaaaatccattTGCTTTTTATGTCCATCGCTTTGCCCACCAATTACA GAGAGATGCATTGCTTCAGAAGCACCATGATAAGATTGTGGAGAAATTGGAGAAAGGTGAGATCTTTCCAGGAAGAGGCCAACATCAAGAGACTAATCTTGCAAGACCCGGTGATACTAGGTGGGGCTCACATTATACAACTTTAATCCGTCTATTTACCATGTGGGAGTCAGTATTAGAGGTGTTAGAGAAT AAAGATCAAAACATTGTTAATGCAATGGGGTTGATTGTAACTGTGAAAGAACTTATGCAAGATTTGAGAGAAAATGGATGGGGTACATTTTTGGAAGAAGTCAGGAGCTTTTGTGTTGAAATGTCAGTTTCAGTGCCTAATATGGAAGATAGTATACCAGTTCGAGGCCGTTCGAGACGTGGAGGGCAATTGGTTACTTATTACCATCATTATCATGTAGAGATCTTTATTGCAgtgattgatttatttactGTTGAGATGAATAACCGATTTAGTGAAACTTCTACAGAGTTATTAAGATGTATTGCTTGTCTTGATCCAAGAAACTCTTTTTCCAGATTCGATCATGGTATGCTTGTTCGACTTGCTCGACTTTTACTCGATGATTTCTCCACATCCGATCATCTTATCTTGAAAGAGCAACTTCgcatatatattcatgatgtGAGAAGAAATTCGATTTTTTTCAAGTTGTCATGA